The sequence CGGCCCTGCTTGAGCTTGATTTTGATGCGCTCTTCTTCACTAAGCGAGTCCAGCTCGTGAGGCATACCGCCGTTGTATGTGCCCAGCGGGTTCATCTCGGTCATACCCCAGGCCTGCTGCACTTCCACGCCGTATTTCTCGCTGAATTCTTCCATGATTTTATAGGGGCAGGCCGCGCCACCGACGGTGACTTTATTCAGGCAATCCACGGTCTTGCCTGACTTGGCGAGGTAGTCCAGCAGCGCGAGCCACACGGTCGGCACCCCGGCAGACATGGTGACGCCTTCCTGATTGATCAGCGAGCACAGTGTCTCGCCGTCACCCATCTTCGGTCCGGGCATCACCAGCTTGCTGCCGACCATCGGCGCACTGTAAACCAAACCCCAGCCATTGACGTGGAACATCGGCACGATGGGCATCACCACATCTCGCAGCGACATGCCAAACACGTCCGGTGCAATGCTGGCAAAGCTGTGCAGAATGGTGGAGCGGTGGGTGTACATTACCCCTTTGGGATGGCCGGTGGTGCCAGAGGTGTAGCACAGTGCTGACGGCGTATTTTCGTCCAGCTCCGGCCAGCTAAATTCATCACTGGCCTTTGCCAACAGGCTTTCATAGCAGTGCGCATTGGGCAGGCTGGTTTCAGGCATGGAGGCTTCTTCGCACATCACGATATAGCCTTTCACCTTGGGCAACAGCTCTTTGACCGGCTCGAGAATCCCCAGCAGGGTCAGGTCGATGAAAATCCACTGGTCATCTGCGTGGTTAACAATGTACTCAATCTGCTCGGGGAACAGGCGCGGGTTTATGGTGTGGCAGATGGCGCCACTGCAAGACACCGCATAGTAGATTTCCAGGTGACGGTAGTCATTCCACGCCAGCGTGCCGATGGTATCCCCCGCTTCGACCCCCAGCTCTGAAAGCACATTCGCCAACTGCCGCACGCGGCGAAAAGCGTCCCGATAACGGTAACTGTGCCGGGGATGATCCGCCGTTACAGAAACGATTTCGGCATTGCCGTTCACTTTCTCAGCGTGTTCCATAATGGCGGTAATGGTGAGCTGACTCATCATCATTGGGGTCATTCTTATTGGTCTCCGAGTGTTTTTCTTTTGCCCCATACTATCCCGGCCAAAGAGCCGGGTGAACCGTTATCATCGGTCAAAAAGCGGGATTCGCGGACAAGCTGCTGACCCCGCATCACCGCGCTGGTATGGTCTACTCTATAACCGACAACTACCCAGGCGGCAGGCCCACAACGATGTATGGTCAAAGTGATTCACTGGACCTTTCGGATCCGCGCTTACCCGCGTTACTGCCGGTTATCCCGCTGCTTGTCGATCTGCTGCGCGAGCAGGACATCGCACCGGAGCAACTCGTTCATCTGCTCAGCGATACTCCCGGCCTGGCCGAGGACACCCTGAACTTTATTAACTCCCCGGTCTTCAACCCAAAGCGCCCACTGGTCGACATCCGCCGCGCCACCGTGTTGCTGGGCAGTCGCAGTATCGCCATTCTCGGGCTCGCCGTAAGCCTGATAGACAGCTACAAAAAACAGCCGCTCAATGGCCTTCGTCACAATACTTTCTGGGCACGGATACTGTTCTGCGCGGTGTCAGCGCGACTGATCGCCGAACGCGAAGAAGACATTGCCGTTGATGAAGCGATTTTTATCGCCAGCTTCCAGGATATCGGCATGCTGGTGATCGATACGCTGGAACCCGGTTTCTACGCCTCGATTGCCCAGCACTGGCAGTCCCATACCGACCTGAAATTACTGGAAAGCGAATACTTCGGCTGTGACCATGCGGCCATCAGTACCGCCGTGATGCGTCAATGGGGGCTCGCTGATGCGCTCGCGGAGGCCGCCGCACTCAGTCATTTAAGTGAACCGCCGCTGAGCAAAGGCAAAACGGAGAGGCTGGGCTGCATTGCGCGTATCGCCTCGCAAATGGCCGACCTGCCCTTCAGCAACGACCCCGACCTTATTCTTCGGCAACTCCACAGCGAGTGTATTGATGGCCTGCAATGGCAGGATGGTCAGCTCGCCATGCAGTTGCATATCTATCGAAATGTGTTTTCGGAGCTCGCCCCCCTGGCACAACGGCTTGGCATAGAACGCAGCGCCTATGAGCGCATTGCCCAGCTCAGCCGTGAGCGTCTGCAACCCCGGCTGGTTGACGCGGCTTTTCGGGCACCGGCCAAACCCGCACCGAAGCTCCACCGCGAGGCCGATGTT comes from Spongiibacter tropicus DSM 19543 and encodes:
- a CDS encoding long-chain fatty acid--CoA ligase; the encoded protein is MTPMMMSQLTITAIMEHAEKVNGNAEIVSVTADHPRHSYRYRDAFRRVRQLANVLSELGVEAGDTIGTLAWNDYRHLEIYYAVSCSGAICHTINPRLFPEQIEYIVNHADDQWIFIDLTLLGILEPVKELLPKVKGYIVMCEEASMPETSLPNAHCYESLLAKASDEFSWPELDENTPSALCYTSGTTGHPKGVMYTHRSTILHSFASIAPDVFGMSLRDVVMPIVPMFHVNGWGLVYSAPMVGSKLVMPGPKMGDGETLCSLINQEGVTMSAGVPTVWLALLDYLAKSGKTVDCLNKVTVGGAACPYKIMEEFSEKYGVEVQQAWGMTEMNPLGTYNGGMPHELDSLSEEERIKIKLKQGRPTFGVDIKVVDSDNNTLPWDGKSSGAVKVRGPWIVNEYYGYDGQTLDDDGWFETGDVACFDEHGYMQITDRLKDVIKSGGEWISSIDLENCAVNHPKVAEAAVVGIPHPKWSERPLLLVILQEGQTMEKQEMLHWFDGKVAKWWIPEDCLFVDSLPHTATGKLSKKDIRETYKDYRWPDEA
- a CDS encoding HDOD domain-containing protein — translated: MYGQSDSLDLSDPRLPALLPVIPLLVDLLREQDIAPEQLVHLLSDTPGLAEDTLNFINSPVFNPKRPLVDIRRATVLLGSRSIAILGLAVSLIDSYKKQPLNGLRHNTFWARILFCAVSARLIAEREEDIAVDEAIFIASFQDIGMLVIDTLEPGFYASIAQHWQSHTDLKLLESEYFGCDHAAISTAVMRQWGLADALAEAAALSHLSEPPLSKGKTERLGCIARIASQMADLPFSNDPDLILRQLHSECIDGLQWQDGQLAMQLHIYRNVFSELAPLAQRLGIERSAYERIAQLSRERLQPRLVDAAFRAPAKPAPKLHREADVQEVSDAIDPLTGLYNRASFPELLQNALNNGEYDQQPLTLVMLSVSNFPRIARERGDESSHQLLADVARVLDRHTRRDDLVARISDAIFAIALPDAPGTAAAAIAQRFVASVTEALSEDFPEARIHAVPATQEERQPYLSAQALISDTGKQLLATLRAAK